The genomic segment GTTGTTCGAATCTTTGGCGGAATGAAATTAGGAGTTGGCGGCTTAATAACCGCATACAAAACCACGGCACAATTGGTTTTAGAAGATGCCGAAATTATTGAAAAAACCATCGATATTCATTTTTTGATTTCGTTTGACTACAAAAACATGAATAAAGTGATGCGTGTAATCAAAGAAAAAAAGCTAGACATCATAAATCAAACGATGGAAATCGAAGATACTGGAATTGCAATTGGAAAAATAGAAATCAAAACTCGAAAAAAAAATGCCGAAATGATTTTCGACATTTTTGATAAATTATTTGAAATCGATATTAAACGCTTATAAAAAAGCAAAAAATCTACGATTTATTA from the Flavobacterium ammonificans genome contains:
- a CDS encoding IMPACT family protein, whose amino-acid sequence is MEIKDTYTTIAQATDEVLFKEKSSKFFGYAYPIESEEEVKPLIDILRKQHPHAVHYCYAYQIGTEKISYRANDDGEPSNTAGAPIYGQIQSFGLTNVLLVVVRIFGGMKLGVGGLITAYKTTAQLVLEDAEIIEKTIDIHFLISFDYKNMNKVMRVIKEKKLDIINQTMEIEDTGIAIGKIEIKTRKKNAEMIFDIFDKLFEIDIKRL